The sequence TTTAGTGGCATTTGGTCTTCTATTTTTGCCAGTTATTGGCTTCAGCAGAAATTTACTCTTGATAAAGCGCCAAAAGTTGTTTAAAATTTTGGTTTTTGTCGAATAATTCACGACATCTTGCCAAAGCGTTTTCACCAAATTTTGCTCTAGTTTCGGCATCTTTTAAAATTTCAAAGAAACCATCTAATTCGGCTATTTCAGTAAAAAGAAATCCTGTTTTTTCATGCAGCACAGCATCTTTATTTCCAATGATATTAGTCGCAATAACCGGTTTTTGTAGCGCCATCGCTTCTAGAACGGCAATTGGCAAACCTTCCCAAAGCGAAACTTGCATGTAAATATCAATATTATTAAGTTCTTTTAAAACCGTTTTTCGATCTAAAATCCAGCCTGTAATTCTAATATTTGGAGATGTAATTAAATGTCTCAATTCGCCGTCGCCAATCCAAACAAAATTAAAATCTGGAAACTTTAAAGCAATTTGATTAAACATTTCAGGATTTCTGGCAGCTGTAATTCTGGCCATAATTCCAATAGTCAGTTTTTCATTTTGATGAGGTGCAAAATGCTCCTGAACATTTGCAATATCAATTCCGTTTCGGACTAATTTTGCCGGCCCTAATTTTTGAGCAATTTTTTGTTCTGTATCTCCACAGGCTACAATTGTGCCACCAAAAAAGCGCTGAAAATTTTTTTCAATTGTCCAGTAAATGGTTCTTAATGTGCCTGAAATGTCAGTTCTTAAAAACGAATATCCGTGAGGCGTATAAAAAAGTTTTTTCTTTTTAAATAAGAAAAAATAAGCGACTCTGCCCAAAACTCCCGCTTTTGAAGAATGAAGGTGAATAATATCTGGGTTTAATTTTTTAAGTTCTTTTGCTAATTGATAAGCCGATTTTAAATCTTGTAATGGCGATAACTCCCGAACCATATTGACTTGGATCAGTTTAACGCCATCTGAAAATTCAGATTTAATTTTTTGTGCATCTATTTCTTTTCGATTACCGCTATAAATAATAGTGGTTTCTATGTTTTTGTTTATTTCATCATCTCCAAAGAAAGTCGATAAATCTCTAAAATAGGTATAAACGCCGCCACCGAGCGCCTCAATTATATGTACAACTTTCAAAATCGTGGATTTATTTGTGGGGTAAAAATAGATAAATGAGTTTAATAATTATCGGAAATCACTAAACTTCTTTTAAGATATGGTTTAAACTGCCATTTGAAAGGAAAGATATTTTATTACATTTGTGCGTCTATACTTGAGTTTTGCGGTAGAATAAAACTCAGAAATGTTCAATAAAATCAACTATGAAAAGAATACTTATTACCGGAGCAGCAGGATTTTTAGGATCGCATCTATGCGACCGATTCATTAAAGAAGGCTATTTTGTTATTGGAATGGATAACCTGATTACCGGAGATCTTAAAAATATTGAACATTTATTTAAGTTAGAAAATTTCGAATTTTATCATCACGATATTACCAAGTTTGTCCATGTTCCGGGCGATTTAGATTATATTTTACATTTTGCTTCGCCGGCAAGTCCTATTGATTATTTAAAAATCCCGATTCAAACTTTAAAAGTGGGATCTTTAGGAACGCATAATTTGTTAGGTCTAGCGCGAGTTAAAAAAGCCAGAATTTTGATCGCATCGACTTCAGAAGTTTATGGAGATCCATTGGTGCATCCGCAGACTGAAGAATATTATGGAAACGTGAACACAATTGGTCCGAGAGGCGTTTATGACGAAGCAAAACGTTTTCAGGAATCTATCACCATGGCATATCATACTTTTCACGGTGTAGAAACCAGAATCGTTCGTATTTTTAATACTTATGGACCAAGAATGCGACTAAACGACGGACGCGTAATTCCGGCTTTTATTGGTCAAGCTTTGCGTGGAGAAGATTTAACGATTTTTGGCGACGGAATGCAAACGCGTTCTTTCTGTTATGTAGATGATCAGGTCGAAGGTATTTTCAGATTATTGCATTCTGATTATGTATATCCAGTAAATATTGGAAATCCTGACGAAATCACAATCAAAGATTTTGCCGAGGAAATTATAAAACTAACGGGAACAAACCAGAAAGTGGTTTATCATCCACTACCAATAAACGATCCTTTGCAGCGTCAGCCAGATACTACAAAAGCAAAAGAATTGTTAGGTTGGGAAGCAAAAGTAAGCCGTGCCGAAGGAATGAAAATTACTTACGAGTATTTTAAATCGTTATCTCCGGAAGAATTGGCAAAAGAAGAACATAAAGACTTTTCAAGCTATATAAAATAATACTTCACACAGCTCGAATTTTTAATTGAATTCGAGCTGTTTCTTAATTCAATCCAAAAACAAGCAGCATCAATGAACGAATTAGTTTCTATTATTGTACCGACATATAATACTGAAAAGTTCATTAGACAAACAATTGAATCAGTTCAAAATCAAACCTATACAAACTGGGAAATGATTTTGGTTGATGATGCTTCAACAGATCAGACAATTGCAATAATTGAAGAATTTGCTCAAAAAGATTCCAGAATAAAACTATTCAAACTAGAAAAAAATTCAGGAAATGGTTTTGCTAGGAATGTGGCTTTGGAAAAAGCTTCCGGAAAATATATCGCTTATCTGGATTCTGATGATTTATGGCGCTCAGATAAATTAGAAAAACAGCTTCAGTTTTTAAAAGAGAAAAATGCTCCGTTTACTTTTAGCTTTTACGATTCTATTGATGAAGAAGGAAATAATTTAAACCGTAGAGTCGAAAATCCACAGCCATTAACTTATAAACAGTTGTTTTTCTGTAATTATGTCGGGAATCTTACGGCAATTTACGACGTAGAATACTTTGGGAAAATCATTTTAGAAACTTCACAAAAACGTCAGGATTGGAGAATTTGGTTAACAATTTTAAAACAAATAAGAACTGCAGAAGCCATTCCAGAACCGTTGGCGTTTTACAGAATTAGAAAAGATTCTATTTCATCTTCAAAATTCAAATTGATCAAACACAACTTTGGTGTTTATAGAGAATTCCATGGATATAATCTGGTTTTTTCTGTTTTGTTGATGATGAGGTTTTTGTTTACTCAATTGATAATCAAACCAAAATATATAAAGAAGATTTAAAATACAACTTGATGTCGAAAATTGCGACTTCAAGTTTCAAGGTCACAAATTGCAACCTTGAAGAATTTCATTTAGTATTGGAGGTCGCAATTTGCGACCTCCAAATTTTTTTATGTCATGTAATAAAATTTAAAATTCAAACTGGAGGTCACAATTTGTGACCTTAAAGAATTATTTTTTATAACCAATCTTCACTCTTTCAGATTCATTTTCTTTCTTTTCAGTTAATTCATCTAAATAAGAAAATACCAATTCAATATTTTTATCATGATTTTCTAACTTCTTCTGAATCTGAAGAATATCAACTTTAATTTCTGTTGTATCCAAGAGCATTTGTCTCACTTTCGTGAAAATCCTCATAATTTGAATATTAGTTTGAATTGCTCTGTCGCTTTTTAGAACGCTTGATAACATTAAAATACCATGTTCCGTAAAAGCTGAAGGTAGTTTTCTAGTTCCTCCCCAACTTGATGTCACAATTTGTGATTTCAAGTTATTAAATTCACTTTGTGACAATTCAAACATGAAATCTATTGGAAATCTTGATACATTTCTTTTTACGGCTTGATTCAGAACTCGGGTTTCTACTTCATAAAGAGAAGCCAGATCACTATCCAACATCACCTTTTGACCACGTATAAAATATATTTTATTAGAAATTGTTTCTTCAAAAAGTAAAGATTGATCTTCCATAAGTTTTTAATTAGAAAAACAAATGTAAGATTTTATTTATATTTATAAATACGATTTAAACTGTTTTAGTTTCCCGCGATTGGTTCTTTCTAAAACTGTTTTTCGATTAAAAGTGAAGTTTAAATTCGGTTCTAAATACAAATCAATAGCTTCTTTTATTTTTTGAATTTGTTCTGAAACTAGTTCTTTTTCAGAAATATAATCGATTTCGAAAGTATCTATTTTGGTTTGTTTGATGATAAATTCTTTTACGTTTCCATCGTCTTCAATAATGCTTTTGGTTACATAATAGAACGTCAAACCTGGCGATTTTTTTCCGCTTGGCAGAATTGCAACATCGTTGGTTCTTCCAATTAATTTTTTAAGAATTGGTTTTTGTGGAGTGCTTTTTTCGTCTAAGATACCGATGTCGCCAATTTCATATCTGATAAAAGGATTTGCTTTGTTGAATAACGAAGTAATTACAATTTTTCCTTCTGTTCCATGTGGAACAGGATTATTGTTTTCATCTAAAATTTCGACAAACAGCGTTTCGGTATTTACCTGCCATTCGCCTTGTGGATTTTCAAAAGCAATCAAATCCAATTCAGAAGCGCCGTATTCGCTAATAATCGGAAGACCGAATTGTTTTTCCAACAATTTTTTATCCGTTTCAAAAAGCATTTCAGAAGTAACAAAACAGGCTTTTAAAGTTGGGCAAATTTCTTTTAAAATGATATTTTTCTGTTCTAAAAATTTAGCAAAAAGGACAATTGAACTTGTATAACCGTTGATGTAATCGAATTTTTTAGTTTTGAATTTTTTCAGAAATCTTTCAAGAACTTCATCTGATAAATCAAAAACAGGAAAACGAAAACGATGTGTCAAAAAATCTTTGAGACGTTCTTTTTGATATCCAATAAAATCCATCGGAATGCCATAAAAACGCGCTTGATACGAATGATTAAAATCAATTCCGAACCAGCCAAAACGCATAATATTGGAAGCCCAAGTTAAAGCGTGGGAATATTTGTCTTTTGCAAAAACAAAAGGAGTTCCGCTTGATCCGGAGGTTTTGTTGAGGTAAATATTTTTTTTAGAATAACCTTTTGAAAGTCTTTCTTCCAACGGTTTTTGTAAATTCTGTTTGTTTAAAATCGGAAGATTTTCCCAATTTTCGACATCAGAATTTCCAACTAATTCTTTGTAAAAAGAGTTGTTTTTGAGATGAAAACCGACAATCTCTTTCTTTTTGCTTTTAAGAAATGAAGCATATTCATCTTCTGAAAAATGAACAATTTTATCCAATTCAGCTTTAGCTTCCTTTATTGGAAAACCATTTAGCTTTAGCGAAAGATCAAAAAGACGAATCATTTTTCGGAATAATTTTCGTCAAAAATAAGGTTTACGAATTACTAACAGAGCAGAACCAACAATTTTTTGAAGATTTAATTATTTTTTACGTGCAAAAGCAAGTATTTTTGCACCACAACTAAATACAACAACACCATGACAATTTTATTATTGGGATCAGGCGGAAGAGAGCATGCTTTTGCATGGAAAATGACACAGAGTCCGCTTTGCGAAAAACTTTTTGTAGTACCTGGAAATGCAGGAACTGCTGCAATCGCTGAAAACGTTGCAATCGCTGCAACTGATTTTGAAGCTGTAAAAGCATTAGTACTTAAAGAAAATATAAGTTTAGTAGTCGTAGGACCTGAAGATCCATTGGTAAAGGGTATTTACGATTATTTTAAAAACGACGAAAGTTTGAAAAATATTCCAGTTATCGGTCCATCAAAATTGGGTGCACAATTGGAAGGAAGTAAAGAATTTGCAAAAGAATTCTTGATGAAACACAACATTCCAACTGCAGCTTATGATAGTTTTACGGCTGAAACAGTTGAAGAAGGATGTAAATTTCTTGAAACATTACAACCACCATACGTTTTAAAAGCAGACGGTTTAGCGGCTGGAAAAGGTGTTTTGATTATTCAGGATCTTGAAGAAGCAAAAACAGAATTACGCAACATGTTGGTTCATGCAAAATTTGGAACAGCAAGCGCGAAGGTTGTAATCGAAGAATTTTTGGACGGAATCGAATTAAGCTGTTTCGTTTTGACTGATGGAAAAAGCTATAAAATTCTTCCAACAGCAAAAGATTACAAACGTATTGGAGAAGGCGATACAGGTTTAAACACAGGTGGAATGGGAGCTGTTTCTCCGGTTCCTTATGTAGATGCTGTTTTGATGGAAAAAATAGAAACTCGTATCGTAAAACCAACAATCGAAGGTTTCCAAAAAGACGGAATCGAATATAAAGGATTTGTGTTCATTGGATTAATCAATGTAAAAGGTGAACCAATTGTTATTGAATATAACGTAAGAATGGGAGATCCTGAAACTGAAGTTGTGGTTCCGAGATTAAAATCAGATTTAGTTGAGTTATTCTTATCTGTTGCAGATCAGAAATTAGGAGACTTTAATTTAGAAGTTGATCCAAGAAGCGCAACAACTGTTATGGTTGTTTCGGGCGGATATCCTGAAGATTTCGAAAAAGGTAAAGTAATTTCTGGATTAGAAAATATTTCAGATTCTATAGTTTTTCACGCAGGTACAAAATTAGATGGCGAAAATGTCGTTACTAATGGAGGACGTGTAATTGCAATAACATCTTATGGAGATAATTTCCAAGAGGCCATAAAAAAATCTTACCAAAACATAGATAAACTAAGCTTTGATAAGATGTATTTTAGAAAAGATATCGGTTTCGATTTAATCTAAAAATAAATTCACCAGCCCTTTTTAATTAAAGGGTTTGGTTTTTTATTTTAAAAATGAATGAGCCGTTGTATCTTGGTTTTCTGTTCCGGCGTCATCAAAAATGCGTAATTGTTTAATCCAATAAACGATTGCACATGCGCAGATGATCATGAAAATCCAGTTAATAGTGTTTGCACCAAACCACGTGATCAATTCTAAATGACGTAAAAAGTCAAGTGGAGCAAACAAAATGTTAACGAATAAGTATTGAATTCCTTCGAAAAAAGCTGTCATAATTTTTTAAAATTATATGTTATTTATTGTTGTGTAATGCTTTGAAGACAAAATTCGATTAATCGAATCTTTTTTCAACTTGTTCGTTTTTTCATTTTAAACAAGTATTATCTTTACAATCACAAAAGTATAAAATATCCTTATGATAACAAGTGTTTTTAAAAAATCTACGCCATTAAATTATTCTTTGGTTGTAATTTTAATACTGGTTTTCTTTTTTCTGTTCCAAATTCAAGATCCATCTTGGATAACGGCACCTTTTTTAGCATTTCAAAAAGTGAGTTTGTTGTGCTTTATTTTGGCTTCTTTTTTCGTGGTTAATTTCATTGTAAAAAAGAACGGGCTCAGTAAAGACAACGGATATTCGATATTTTTCTATTTATTGTTCATCTTGTTTTTCCCAACGATATTTAACGATTCGAATGTAATTTATGCCAATTTCTTTTTGTTGCTAGCACTTCGAAGATTAATTTCGTTGCAATCCTTAAAAGCTTCAAAAGAAAAAATATTTGATGCTTCTTTTTGGATTTTAATAGCATCGTTGTTTCAATTTTGGTGTATCCTGTTCTTGATTTTAGTTTTTATATCAATTATTTTTCACGTTTCGCGCGATTATCGTAACTGGGTTTTGCCATTTGTAGCGTTTTTAGCAGTTGCATTAATCTTTTTGTTGGTATCACTTTTATTCCATTTTGATGCCATTGCATTTTTTGAAAAAAGAGCCGTAATCGATTTGAATATCGATTATTTCAAAAACAATTATGAAAACGGAGCACTTTCAATTTATGTTGCGGTTGCGCTTTTCTTTGTAGTTTCGATGTTGTCAACCTTATCAAACAGACCACAAATTGTACATTCTTCGTATAAAAAAGTAGTAGCTTGTTTTTTCATTGCTGCTTTCGTTTTTATTCTTTCACCAAATAAAAGCAACGATTTATTGTTGTTCAGCATCACTCCTTTAACCATTATGGCATCAAGTCATGTGGAATATATGCAGCAAAAACTGAACAACGAAATTGTATTTTACGTGCTGATTTGCTGCAGTTTGTTTACTTTTTTCTCTCAATTATAATTTGCTTCCGTAAGCTAGATCGCCGGCATCGCCAAGTCCAGGAACAATATAGTTTTTCTGATTAAGTTTTTCATCAAGAGAAGCAACCCATAAATGGCAATTGTCAGGCAGATTTTTTTCTAAATGAGCAATTCCTTCGGGAGCTGCAATAACTACCACAATATGAAATGCTGTTGGACTAGCATTTTCCATTAGTTTTTTATGAACTGCTACAATCGATTGACCCGTTGCCAACATTGGATCAAGCAATAAAACTGTTTTATTATTCAAGTTTGAAATTGCTTGATATTCAACTAAAATCTCAAATTCATCGTCATTATTTGGATGAAATCTGCAGGCCGAAACGAAGCTGTTTTCGGCATGATCAAAATAGTTTAAAAAGCCATTATGAAGCGGTAATCCAGCTCTTAAAATTGGACACAAAACTAAATCAGTTTCAATCTCGGTCGTCTTTTTAATCCCGAGTGGCGTCTGGATATCGACATTTTTGTACGGCAAAGTTTTGCTTAGTTCATAAGCCATAATTTCGCCAATTCGTTCTATATTTCTTCTAAAACGCATGCTGTCGTTCTGAACATTTACATTTCTTATTTGGCCTAAAAAATGATTCAAAACGCTATTGTTTTCAGATATATAATGAATTTTCATATCTAAATTTTAAAATTATTTGATTGTTTTTAACGTAAAAATGAAAAAACAATGGTT comes from Flavobacterium sp. KACC 22761 and encodes:
- a CDS encoding glycosyltransferase, which produces MKVVHIIEALGGGVYTYFRDLSTFFGDDEINKNIETTIIYSGNRKEIDAQKIKSEFSDGVKLIQVNMVRELSPLQDLKSAYQLAKELKKLNPDIIHLHSSKAGVLGRVAYFFLFKKKKLFYTPHGYSFLRTDISGTLRTIYWTIEKNFQRFFGGTIVACGDTEQKIAQKLGPAKLVRNGIDIANVQEHFAPHQNEKLTIGIMARITAARNPEMFNQIALKFPDFNFVWIGDGELRHLITSPNIRITGWILDRKTVLKELNNIDIYMQVSLWEGLPIAVLEAMALQKPVIATNIIGNKDAVLHEKTGFLFTEIAELDGFFEILKDAETRAKFGENALARCRELFDKNQNFKQLLALYQE
- a CDS encoding UDP-glucuronic acid decarboxylase family protein; translation: MKRILITGAAGFLGSHLCDRFIKEGYFVIGMDNLITGDLKNIEHLFKLENFEFYHHDITKFVHVPGDLDYILHFASPASPIDYLKIPIQTLKVGSLGTHNLLGLARVKKARILIASTSEVYGDPLVHPQTEEYYGNVNTIGPRGVYDEAKRFQESITMAYHTFHGVETRIVRIFNTYGPRMRLNDGRVIPAFIGQALRGEDLTIFGDGMQTRSFCYVDDQVEGIFRLLHSDYVYPVNIGNPDEITIKDFAEEIIKLTGTNQKVVYHPLPINDPLQRQPDTTKAKELLGWEAKVSRAEGMKITYEYFKSLSPEELAKEEHKDFSSYIK
- a CDS encoding glycosyltransferase family 2 protein, with amino-acid sequence MNELVSIIVPTYNTEKFIRQTIESVQNQTYTNWEMILVDDASTDQTIAIIEEFAQKDSRIKLFKLEKNSGNGFARNVALEKASGKYIAYLDSDDLWRSDKLEKQLQFLKEKNAPFTFSFYDSIDEEGNNLNRRVENPQPLTYKQLFFCNYVGNLTAIYDVEYFGKIILETSQKRQDWRIWLTILKQIRTAEAIPEPLAFYRIRKDSISSSKFKLIKHNFGVYREFHGYNLVFSVLLMMRFLFTQLIIKPKYIKKI
- a CDS encoding ORF6N domain-containing protein, with translation MEDQSLLFEETISNKIYFIRGQKVMLDSDLASLYEVETRVLNQAVKRNVSRFPIDFMFELSQSEFNNLKSQIVTSSWGGTRKLPSAFTEHGILMLSSVLKSDRAIQTNIQIMRIFTKVRQMLLDTTEIKVDILQIQKKLENHDKNIELVFSYLDELTEKKENESERVKIGYKK
- a CDS encoding phenylacetate--CoA ligase family protein, coding for MIRLFDLSLKLNGFPIKEAKAELDKIVHFSEDEYASFLKSKKKEIVGFHLKNNSFYKELVGNSDVENWENLPILNKQNLQKPLEERLSKGYSKKNIYLNKTSGSSGTPFVFAKDKYSHALTWASNIMRFGWFGIDFNHSYQARFYGIPMDFIGYQKERLKDFLTHRFRFPVFDLSDEVLERFLKKFKTKKFDYINGYTSSIVLFAKFLEQKNIILKEICPTLKACFVTSEMLFETDKKLLEKQFGLPIISEYGASELDLIAFENPQGEWQVNTETLFVEILDENNNPVPHGTEGKIVITSLFNKANPFIRYEIGDIGILDEKSTPQKPILKKLIGRTNDVAILPSGKKSPGLTFYYVTKSIIEDDGNVKEFIIKQTKIDTFEIDYISEKELVSEQIQKIKEAIDLYLEPNLNFTFNRKTVLERTNRGKLKQFKSYL
- the purD gene encoding phosphoribosylamine--glycine ligase; translation: MTILLLGSGGREHAFAWKMTQSPLCEKLFVVPGNAGTAAIAENVAIAATDFEAVKALVLKENISLVVVGPEDPLVKGIYDYFKNDESLKNIPVIGPSKLGAQLEGSKEFAKEFLMKHNIPTAAYDSFTAETVEEGCKFLETLQPPYVLKADGLAAGKGVLIIQDLEEAKTELRNMLVHAKFGTASAKVVIEEFLDGIELSCFVLTDGKSYKILPTAKDYKRIGEGDTGLNTGGMGAVSPVPYVDAVLMEKIETRIVKPTIEGFQKDGIEYKGFVFIGLINVKGEPIVIEYNVRMGDPETEVVVPRLKSDLVELFLSVADQKLGDFNLEVDPRSATTVMVVSGGYPEDFEKGKVISGLENISDSIVFHAGTKLDGENVVTNGGRVIAITSYGDNFQEAIKKSYQNIDKLSFDKMYFRKDIGFDLI
- a CDS encoding DUF6341 family protein, with product MTAFFEGIQYLFVNILFAPLDFLRHLELITWFGANTINWIFMIICACAIVYWIKQLRIFDDAGTENQDTTAHSFLK
- a CDS encoding DUF6427 family protein, with protein sequence MITSVFKKSTPLNYSLVVILILVFFFLFQIQDPSWITAPFLAFQKVSLLCFILASFFVVNFIVKKNGLSKDNGYSIFFYLLFILFFPTIFNDSNVIYANFFLLLALRRLISLQSLKASKEKIFDASFWILIASLFQFWCILFLILVFISIIFHVSRDYRNWVLPFVAFLAVALIFLLVSLLFHFDAIAFFEKRAVIDLNIDYFKNNYENGALSIYVAVALFFVVSMLSTLSNRPQIVHSSYKKVVACFFIAAFVFILSPNKSNDLLLFSITPLTIMASSHVEYMQQKLNNEIVFYVLICCSLFTFFSQL
- the upp gene encoding uracil phosphoribosyltransferase, translating into MKIHYISENNSVLNHFLGQIRNVNVQNDSMRFRRNIERIGEIMAYELSKTLPYKNVDIQTPLGIKKTTEIETDLVLCPILRAGLPLHNGFLNYFDHAENSFVSACRFHPNNDDEFEILVEYQAISNLNNKTVLLLDPMLATGQSIVAVHKKLMENASPTAFHIVVVIAAPEGIAHLEKNLPDNCHLWVASLDEKLNQKNYIVPGLGDAGDLAYGSKL